Proteins encoded by one window of Nicotiana tabacum cultivar K326 chromosome 10, ASM71507v2, whole genome shotgun sequence:
- the LOC142165079 gene encoding uncharacterized protein LOC142165079, whose protein sequence is MPIVELLEYMRTLLERWTKEKLLKAKGTFTYLGFKFNKELDDNRTLSHKLRVRASTYYIHTVLDGVRHYILDELPCPHALATLRHSDESFEQYCSPYYTRANLLRTYEIPVNPLPDESKWNVPQHITEEVVKPLKGGKRQPGRPQKKDTKHMMK, encoded by the exons ATGCCGATAGTAGAACTATTAGAGTACATGAGGACCCTTCTTGAACGTTGGACAAAGGAAAAGTTATTGAAAGCAAAGGGTACATTCACATACCTTGGGTTCAAATTCAACAAAGAGTTGGATGACAACAGAACATTGTCGCACAAGCTTAGA GTAAGGGCTTCAACATACTACATCCATACAGTACTAGATGGTGTGAGGCACTATATT CTTGACGAACTTCCTTGTCCACATGCTTTGGCTACTTTAAGACACAGTGATGAGTCTTTTGAACAATATTGTTCTCCTTATTACACAAGGGCGAACCTCTTGCGTACTTATGAAATACCAGTAAATCCCCTGCCTGATGAAAGCAAATGGAATGTGCCACAACATATAACTGAAGAAGTAGTAAAACCACTTAAAGGAGGGAAAAGGCAGCCAGGAAGACCTCAAAAAAAAGATACAAAACATATGATGAAATAA